The sequence CGCTGGCCGCCAGCGGCTAAGATTCGGCGCTATGTCGCAAGCAAAAGTCGCATTGGTAACCGGCGCAGGCCGCGGCATCGGCCGCGACATCGCGCTTCGAATGGCAAAAGAAGGCTACGCGGTCGGGCTGATCGCCCGCACCAAGTCGCAGCTCGACGAAACCGCGGAATTAATTCGCGCTCAGGGCGGCAAGGCAGTCGTGACGCCAACCGACGTCTCGCGCCGCGATCAGGTCGGCGCCGCGGTCGAGACCGTCGAACGCGAACTCGGACCGATCTCCGTGTTGATCAACAACGCGGGCGCCTATCTGCGCAAGCGCTTCACCGAAATCACCGAGGAGGATTTCGACTTCCAGCTCAAGGTGAATGCCTACGGACCGTTCTTCTGCACCCAAGCCGTCATCGGCAAGATGGCCGAGCGCAAGGCCGGCACCGTGATTTTCGTGCTGGGATCGGAATCGCGCAGCGGACCGGCGCAATACTCCGCCTACAACGCGTCGAAGGTGGCGCAGCGCGCGATCGCGGAGTCTGTCGCCTACGAGTTCATGCATCTCGGCGTGCATGCCGCCGCACTCGACGTGGACGGCGCCGTGGACAGTGCTCGAGTGCGGGAGTCGATGCCCGAGGTGGATCCGTCGCACTTGGTTCCGCCCGCGGCGATATGCGACGAGATTGTGCACCTGATCGATCAGTCGAAAAGCGCGTGGACGTTTCAGGTCGATATGCGATCGTTCGTGCAATGGCGTCCGCGCGTCGCGCCGAAGAAAAAAACCTGATCCGGCGGGTGTGATTTAACGCACGAGAGAATCTTAATACTGAAAAACGCGCATGGGTGTGGTCTTGCCGGCAGCGAATATATAATGTTCCTCGCGTCGGGGTGTGGCGCAGACTGGTAGCGCACTCGCTTGGGGTGCGAGTGGTCGCCGGTTCAAATCCGGCCACCCCGACCACCTAAACTCCTTTGCGATAAGTAAGTCTGCGCATTCTCTTGCACTGACAATGGATTGAAATAGCTGCCCCCCGTTTCAGTATACACAGCAGACTTTGCTGATTCCCAAAAAATCACCGATTACCGTTTCTATTGAACTACCCTTTTGAGAGGTGGTGGGTCGAAACACAGCAGATTCTTTTTGAGCTTCG comes from Candidatus Binatus sp. and encodes:
- a CDS encoding SDR family NAD(P)-dependent oxidoreductase; protein product: MSQAKVALVTGAGRGIGRDIALRMAKEGYAVGLIARTKSQLDETAELIRAQGGKAVVTPTDVSRRDQVGAAVETVERELGPISVLINNAGAYLRKRFTEITEEDFDFQLKVNAYGPFFCTQAVIGKMAERKAGTVIFVLGSESRSGPAQYSAYNASKVAQRAIAESVAYEFMHLGVHAAALDVDGAVDSARVRESMPEVDPSHLVPPAAICDEIVHLIDQSKSAWTFQVDMRSFVQWRPRVAPKKKT